One window from the genome of Pyrobaculum ferrireducens encodes:
- a CDS encoding nitrate reductase subunit alpha — protein MLKTTRRQMLASAAAIGAATGVLALAQNMQYLKPLAEFVNTRLQYPDRSWEEMYRRRWQYDKVARSTHGVNCTGSCSWNVYVKDGLIVWELQATDYPDISPDIPNYEPRGCPRGASFSWYVYSPLRVKYPYVRGVLINMYRKFKQETGDPVEAWRRIVEDPANRAAYQKVRGKAGWARVTWDEALELISAALIYTIKKYGPDRIYGFTPIPAMSPVSYAAGARFIELIGGAMGSFYDWYADLPPASPQMWGEQTDVPESADWYHAQYMIVWGTNLPMTRTPDAPMYTQARYRGAKVAVVSPDYSEHVKFADVWIPASPGTDAALGLAMAHVALKESYVDTQFKCLREYARRYTDMPFLVTLEPAGDGTYLQGRFLRASDVPELKDKVGANPEWKTVVLQRDGTLAAPYGSIGFRWDGSGKWNLELKGITAKGEGDIDPVLSVMEVGQYEKVPVKFFAMDFDVKAVVREVPAVKVGGRYVTTVFDLLAAHLGVKRGDLGGDYPADYNDPKPFTPAWQEAITGVSRDLAIQVARDFMNTAVYSKPVYGKPQDPPFFGDEATPCGGRAMIFVGPGINHWYHADLIYRSVLLLVLLGATQGKNGGGWAHYVGQEKIRTLIGWASIAFALDWVRPPRRQNSPSYWYVHTDQWRYDPVTTKLYAAPWAKKWGDLHEMDANVIAARLGWLPFYPSLNVNPLDLGKRLVDEAKAQGVADAQLGAYVARRVADMLKAGEIKMAIEDPDAPENWPRVLFVWRANLLGSSSKGHEYFLKHLLGTDNNVMNREVAVENKLVKEVNIRPAPEGKLDLLVVLDFRMATSAVYADVVLPAATWYEKYDLSMTDMHTFIHPFTPAVDPPWEAKSDWDIFRELAKKFSEMARRYLPEEAYDVVLTPLLHDTAQEIAQPMGEVKDWKKGEVDPIPGKTMPAVALVKRRYWDVYDMYTTYGPLVVTVGLTAKGIPPFKPVEQYAYLRERNGVTKATSTYVLNQCKAVGGCPTLERDKHAAETMLAVSPESNGEVAYMAWKNLERVVGLQLADLPAKELRITFNDIVAQPRRVTTSPVWNGVEAPGRTYSPFTVNTERRVPWRTLTGRQHFYIDHEWFRELGESLPVHKRPLDQAMARLLVDVSMGDFWYDPAKYRVESGGSRYLVARYLTPHGKWNIHSEYWDNLIMLTLFRGGQVVWMNDEDAKWLGVRDNDWIEVYNANGVIVARAAVSPRIPRGTVIMYHAQERHVYVPISPKTGRRAGIHNSVTITHLKPTKMVGGYAQLSWDFNYYGPTGVNRDTLVVIRPAGRVRL, from the coding sequence ATGCTAAAAACTACACGCCGCCAGATGCTGGCCAGCGCCGCCGCCATAGGCGCCGCCACCGGCGTCTTGGCTCTTGCCCAAAATATGCAGTATCTGAAGCCCCTCGCCGAGTTTGTTAACACCCGCCTCCAGTACCCAGACAGGAGCTGGGAGGAGATGTACCGGAGGAGGTGGCAGTACGACAAGGTGGCGAGGTCTACACATGGCGTGAACTGCACCGGCTCATGTTCGTGGAATGTCTACGTCAAGGACGGCCTCATCGTGTGGGAGCTCCAGGCGACAGACTACCCAGACATTTCGCCAGACATCCCCAACTACGAGCCTAGGGGTTGCCCAAGGGGGGCGAGCTTCTCCTGGTATGTCTACTCGCCGCTGAGGGTTAAGTACCCCTACGTAAGGGGGGTGTTGATAAATATGTATAGAAAGTTTAAGCAGGAGACCGGCGACCCGGTGGAGGCTTGGCGGAGGATTGTGGAGGACCCCGCCAACCGCGCCGCGTATCAAAAGGTCAGGGGGAAGGCGGGCTGGGCCAGGGTTACGTGGGACGAGGCGCTTGAGCTCATCTCAGCCGCCTTGATTTACACCATCAAGAAGTACGGCCCCGACAGGATCTACGGCTTCACCCCCATCCCCGCCATGTCGCCTGTGAGCTACGCCGCGGGGGCGAGGTTCATTGAGCTTATCGGAGGCGCGATGGGCTCCTTCTACGACTGGTATGCCGACCTTCCGCCGGCCAGCCCGCAGATGTGGGGCGAGCAGACCGACGTCCCCGAGTCCGCCGACTGGTACCACGCCCAGTACATGATTGTGTGGGGCACAAATCTGCCCATGACCCGCACTCCCGACGCGCCTATGTACACCCAGGCGAGGTACAGGGGGGCAAAGGTGGCTGTCGTAAGTCCTGACTACAGCGAGCATGTGAAGTTCGCCGACGTGTGGATACCCGCCTCGCCGGGCACCGACGCCGCACTTGGGTTGGCCATGGCCCACGTGGCTTTGAAGGAGTCCTACGTGGATACGCAGTTTAAGTGTTTGAGGGAGTACGCGCGGAGGTACACCGACATGCCATTCCTCGTGACTCTAGAGCCGGCGGGCGACGGCACGTATCTACAGGGCAGGTTCCTGAGGGCCTCCGACGTGCCGGAGCTGAAGGACAAGGTGGGGGCCAACCCGGAGTGGAAGACGGTGGTTCTCCAGAGAGACGGCACTCTGGCGGCGCCCTACGGCTCTATTGGCTTTAGGTGGGACGGGAGCGGCAAGTGGAATCTCGAGCTGAAGGGCATTACGGCCAAGGGAGAGGGCGACATTGACCCAGTCCTCTCGGTGATGGAGGTGGGCCAGTACGAGAAGGTGCCGGTGAAGTTCTTCGCGATGGACTTCGACGTGAAGGCCGTCGTGAGGGAGGTGCCGGCGGTTAAGGTAGGCGGCAGATATGTAACGACGGTGTTCGACCTGCTGGCGGCTCACCTAGGCGTGAAGAGGGGCGATCTCGGCGGCGACTACCCGGCGGACTACAACGACCCCAAGCCATTCACCCCGGCGTGGCAGGAGGCCATCACAGGAGTCTCTAGGGACTTGGCAATTCAGGTGGCTAGAGACTTCATGAACACGGCGGTGTATTCAAAGCCGGTTTACGGAAAGCCGCAGGACCCGCCTTTCTTCGGGGACGAGGCGACGCCGTGCGGCGGGAGGGCTATGATATTCGTGGGGCCTGGCATAAACCACTGGTACCACGCCGACTTGATCTACAGGTCTGTGCTGTTGCTCGTCCTGCTAGGTGCCACCCAGGGGAAGAACGGCGGCGGGTGGGCGCACTACGTGGGGCAGGAGAAGATAAGGACGTTGATTGGGTGGGCCTCTATAGCCTTCGCCCTCGACTGGGTGAGGCCTCCGAGGCGCCAGAACTCGCCCAGCTACTGGTATGTGCACACCGACCAGTGGAGGTACGACCCCGTCACCACTAAGCTATACGCCGCGCCGTGGGCCAAGAAGTGGGGCGACCTCCACGAGATGGACGCCAATGTGATAGCCGCGAGGCTGGGCTGGTTGCCGTTCTACCCCTCCCTCAACGTCAACCCGCTGGATCTCGGCAAGAGGCTTGTGGACGAGGCTAAGGCGCAGGGCGTGGCCGACGCCCAGCTAGGCGCATATGTGGCGAGGAGGGTGGCCGATATGCTTAAGGCAGGCGAGATAAAGATGGCTATCGAGGACCCGGACGCCCCCGAGAACTGGCCCAGGGTGCTGTTTGTGTGGAGGGCGAACCTCCTGGGCTCATCATCGAAGGGCCATGAGTACTTCTTAAAGCACCTCCTGGGGACGGATAACAACGTGATGAACAGAGAGGTTGCGGTGGAGAACAAGCTGGTGAAGGAGGTGAACATCAGGCCGGCCCCGGAGGGGAAGCTGGATCTGCTGGTTGTGCTGGACTTCAGGATGGCGACATCGGCCGTGTACGCAGACGTGGTTCTGCCAGCGGCGACGTGGTACGAAAAGTACGACCTGTCGATGACCGATATGCACACCTTTATCCACCCATTCACCCCCGCTGTCGATCCGCCGTGGGAGGCCAAATCAGACTGGGACATCTTTAGGGAGCTTGCCAAGAAGTTCTCGGAGATGGCCAGGAGGTACCTGCCGGAGGAGGCCTATGACGTCGTGCTGACGCCGCTTCTCCACGACACGGCGCAAGAAATAGCTCAGCCAATGGGGGAGGTGAAGGACTGGAAGAAGGGCGAGGTGGATCCGATACCCGGCAAGACAATGCCCGCCGTTGCTCTGGTTAAGAGGAGGTACTGGGATGTCTACGACATGTACACCACCTACGGCCCGCTGGTTGTGACGGTGGGCCTAACCGCGAAGGGCATACCGCCATTTAAGCCGGTGGAGCAGTACGCCTATTTGAGGGAGCGCAACGGAGTCACCAAGGCCACGTCTACATACGTCTTGAATCAGTGCAAAGCGGTGGGCGGTTGCCCCACTCTGGAGAGGGATAAACACGCTGCCGAGACGATGCTGGCGGTGTCTCCTGAGTCAAACGGCGAGGTTGCCTACATGGCGTGGAAGAACTTGGAGCGGGTGGTTGGGCTACAGCTAGCCGATCTCCCAGCGAAGGAGCTCAGAATAACATTTAACGACATAGTTGCCCAGCCTAGGCGCGTGACTACGTCGCCGGTGTGGAACGGAGTCGAGGCGCCGGGGAGGACCTACTCGCCGTTTACGGTAAACACAGAGAGGAGGGTGCCTTGGCGTACGTTGACTGGGAGGCAGCATTTCTACATTGATCACGAGTGGTTTAGAGAGCTAGGCGAGTCACTGCCTGTCCACAAGAGGCCTCTCGACCAGGCTATGGCGAGGCTCTTGGTGGATGTCTCCATGGGGGACTTCTGGTACGATCCGGCTAAGTACAGGGTGGAGTCCGGCGGGTCGCGGTACTTGGTGGCTCGGTATCTGACGCCACATGGCAAGTGGAATATCCACAGCGAGTACTGGGATAACTTGATTATGTTGACTCTGTTCCGCGGCGGCCAGGTGGTTTGGATGAACGACGAAGATGCGAAGTGGCTCGGCGTCAGGGACAACGACTGGATTGAGGTATACAACGCCAACGGCGTGATTGTGGCGAGGGCCGCGGTGAGCCCGAGAATTCCGAGGGGCACGGTAATTATGTACCACGCCCAGGAGAGGCATGTCTATGTGCCCATCAGCCCCAAGACGGGTAGGAGAGCCGGTATACACAACAGCGTGACTATTACGCATCTAAAGCCTACTAAGATGGTGGGCGGCTACGCGCAACTGAGCTGGGATTTCAATTACTACGGCCCCACAGGCGTGAATAGAGACACGCTTGTGGTTATAAGACCCGCCGGGAGGGTGAGGCTATGA
- the narH gene encoding nitrate reductase subunit beta yields MNVRAQISMAMNLDKCIGCHTCSVTCKNVWTNRQGAEYMWWNNVETRPGPGYPRQWENQNKYNGGWALDGGKLKLRIELGKNYKPPSLQDYYEPWTYDYEVLFSEKQTEQQPVARPISLITDEPMDVAYGPNWNDDLAGTDYILEDPGLDGLQKEVYAQFRDVFMMYLPRICNHCLNPSCLAACPRKAIYKREEDGIVLVDQNRCRGYRYCVAACPYKKVYYNWKTGKSEKCILCYPRVEAGQPTVCSLTCVGKIRYMGVLLYDADKVLDVASTPDPTQLVRRFIDEVLLDPFDPAVVEAARRNGIPDDWIKAAQRSPVYKIVKKWKVGFPLHPEFRTLPMVFYVPPLSPVVTTFEKTYGAKITDVFPKVSELRIPIKYLANLLTAGDTSLVEQALKKLIAVRIYERSRNVAEPGLAEKAKAALAEAGLTEEDAEEMYRLFALARYEDRFVIPTNPKRYAKQPYIERGVVGLP; encoded by the coding sequence ATGAACGTCCGCGCCCAGATCTCAATGGCGATGAACCTAGACAAATGCATTGGGTGCCACACCTGCTCCGTCACGTGTAAAAACGTGTGGACTAATAGGCAGGGAGCTGAGTACATGTGGTGGAACAACGTAGAGACGCGGCCCGGGCCTGGCTACCCGAGGCAGTGGGAAAACCAGAACAAGTACAACGGCGGCTGGGCGCTGGACGGCGGGAAGCTGAAGCTCAGGATTGAGCTTGGCAAAAACTACAAGCCGCCCTCGTTGCAGGACTACTACGAGCCGTGGACCTACGACTACGAGGTACTCTTCTCGGAGAAGCAGACGGAGCAACAGCCCGTGGCCAGGCCTATCTCGCTCATCACAGACGAGCCAATGGACGTTGCATACGGCCCCAACTGGAACGACGACCTCGCCGGCACGGACTACATCTTGGAGGACCCCGGCTTAGATGGGTTGCAGAAGGAGGTGTATGCACAGTTTAGAGACGTGTTCATGATGTACCTCCCGAGGATATGCAACCACTGTCTAAACCCGTCGTGTCTCGCCGCGTGCCCCAGAAAGGCTATATACAAACGCGAGGAGGACGGCATTGTGCTCGTCGACCAGAATAGGTGCCGCGGGTACCGCTACTGCGTCGCGGCTTGTCCATACAAGAAGGTGTACTACAACTGGAAGACGGGTAAGTCAGAGAAGTGTATACTGTGCTACCCCAGGGTAGAGGCTGGGCAACCAACTGTATGTTCGTTGACCTGCGTCGGCAAGATTAGATACATGGGCGTGTTGCTGTACGACGCCGACAAGGTGCTGGACGTGGCCTCTACGCCGGACCCAACCCAGCTGGTGCGGAGGTTTATCGACGAGGTTTTGCTCGATCCGTTTGACCCGGCGGTGGTGGAGGCGGCGAGGAGGAACGGCATCCCGGACGACTGGATCAAGGCGGCGCAGAGGTCGCCCGTCTACAAAATCGTGAAGAAGTGGAAGGTCGGGTTCCCACTCCACCCCGAGTTTAGGACGTTGCCAATGGTGTTCTACGTGCCTCCGCTGAGCCCCGTAGTGACTACATTTGAGAAGACCTACGGGGCGAAGATCACCGACGTGTTTCCAAAGGTGTCTGAGCTCAGGATACCCATAAAGTACCTCGCCAACTTGCTGACGGCCGGCGACACCTCGCTGGTTGAGCAGGCCTTGAAGAAGTTAATAGCCGTGCGCATCTACGAGCGGTCGAGGAACGTGGCGGAGCCGGGGCTGGCGGAGAAGGCGAAGGCCGCCCTCGCCGAGGCGGGCCTCACCGAGGAGGACGCCGAGGAGATGTACAGGCTGTTCGCCCTAGCCAGATACGAGGATAGGTTTGTCATACCGACGAACCCCAAGAGATATGCAAAACAGCCGTATATAGAGAGAGGCGTGGTGGGGTTGCCATGA
- a CDS encoding ethylbenzene dehydrogenase-related protein — protein sequence MRGDKLLPGIALAAALLLALMGMVVVTAQEAAVRVKYVAGALPTDPFSNVWPAPVDVPLTSQSLVYPLPAATETRSVGVSAVYNGTHIAFLLVWSDPTQDVAKPGGLDVFPDAVAVQFPVSRAQLPYICMGTVDNPVNIVYWKAGVGVENLVAGAGYGLSPQQREALGLQATPAAPVELLPATAQMVTAAAAYRDGKWYVVLMRPLGSAHPLMASLADGFSAAFATWDGSKGERGGLKATSGWIAFQLEKPAAPATATQTPTTTAAPGTTTITQTTTVTQVVETTPTWAWAVIGVLVALLALFAGSALRRK from the coding sequence ATGAGGGGCGACAAGCTACTACCGGGCATCGCCCTCGCCGCCGCGTTGCTACTAGCGCTGATGGGCATGGTCGTGGTGACCGCCCAGGAGGCGGCTGTGAGAGTTAAGTACGTGGCCGGCGCGTTGCCCACAGACCCGTTCTCCAACGTCTGGCCGGCGCCTGTCGACGTGCCGCTGACATCGCAGTCGCTTGTGTATCCATTGCCGGCGGCTACTGAGACGAGGTCGGTCGGCGTGTCGGCTGTCTACAACGGGACGCATATAGCCTTCCTGCTGGTGTGGAGCGACCCGACGCAGGACGTGGCTAAGCCCGGCGGGCTGGACGTGTTCCCAGACGCCGTGGCGGTGCAGTTCCCGGTGTCGCGGGCGCAGTTGCCGTACATATGTATGGGCACCGTGGACAACCCGGTGAATATAGTATACTGGAAGGCCGGCGTCGGGGTAGAGAACCTAGTCGCCGGGGCTGGCTACGGGCTGAGTCCACAGCAGAGAGAGGCGCTTGGGCTACAGGCGACACCCGCGGCGCCTGTGGAGCTGTTGCCTGCAACAGCTCAGATGGTGACCGCCGCGGCGGCGTATAGAGATGGGAAGTGGTACGTAGTGTTGATGCGGCCGCTCGGCTCGGCGCATCCCTTAATGGCCTCGCTGGCCGACGGCTTCAGCGCGGCGTTCGCCACATGGGACGGGTCGAAGGGGGAGAGGGGCGGGCTTAAGGCCACCAGCGGATGGATCGCCTTCCAGCTGGAGAAACCCGCGGCCCCAGCCACGGCCACTCAGACTCCTACGACAACCGCCGCGCCGGGCACAACTACTATCACACAGACCACTACTGTGACGCAGGTGGTTGAGACGACGCCTACGTGGGCCTGGGCGGTTATTGGAGTGTTGGTGGCGTTGTTAGCCCTGTTCGCAGGCTCCGCGCTACGCCGCAAGTGA